In the genome of Dermacentor andersoni chromosome 3, qqDerAnde1_hic_scaffold, whole genome shotgun sequence, one region contains:
- the mRpL50 gene encoding uncharacterized protein mRpL50, protein MAAFIRRSRCVLPNNLFKGKAELSTSCAVCTARRFKKVIPVREDENGLPSKAMARSELNSLSDRGFCKTMKPYKPVDDVEDKVKAIYEDVLGQKADSAWLQAPITEPLLKFRLLTKCISEFDHDIPSSELLNVKCVDDIVEYFSTPVEGLSPYESLVQRKDQLPENLHVIPNYVRFHPETDTFFGGVNAYPGTSTIVTGLKAKKKYKGYTSSPTWPYITTST, encoded by the exons ATGGCAGCCTTCATACGAAGGTCACGTTGTGTATTGCCAAACAATTTATTTAAAGGAAAG GCTGAACTTTCGACGTCATGTGCTGTATGCACCGCAAGAAGGTTCAAAAAGGTGATCCCTGTAAGAGAAGACGAGAACGGGCTGCCATCAAAAGCCATGGCTCGTTCAGAGTTGAATTCACTGAGCGATCGGGG GTTCTGTAAGACTATGAAGCCGTACAAGCCAGTCGATGATGTTGAGGACAAAGTCAAGGCCATATACGAAGACGTGCTTGGACAAAAAGCCGACAGCGCATGGCTGCAGGCACCCATCACAGAGCCTCTGCTTAAGTTTAGG TTGCTGACAAAGTGCATCAGTGAATTCGACCACGACATCCCAAGCTCCGAGCTGCTGAATGTAAAGTGTGTTGATGATATAGTGGAGTACTTCTCCACACCTGTTGAAGGACTGTCGCCTTATGAATCCCTCGTCCAGCGGAAGGATCAGCTGCCTGAAAACCTCCATGTCATCCCAAACTATGTTCGCTTTCACCCCGAGACAGACACTTTCTTTGGGGGTGTAAATGCTTATCCAGGAACATCAACCATTGTCACAGGCCTCAAAGCCAAGAAAAAGTACAAAGGATACACTTCGAGTCCAACGTGGCCATACATAACCACTAgcacctaa
- the LOC126519709 gene encoding tubulin delta chain-like, with product MSILTLQIGQCGNQLGFEFFNALAQDIGVGETETRRDNEYYSLSAERFFAVDPQGGLLASTVLVDTERKAVGRVLKEACYSNKWHYASGAAYTSAQGAGNNWALGYIEHAEKGLDEICNLVRCHAEQRDWLDGFLPIFSLGGGTGSGLGTKLTETLRDYYPNTPVIAAVVWPFKSGEVSVQAYNVLLSLAHLQDSADALLVLSNDALHRVVTQRWALRSASLVEMNALAARHLTCLLQPSRDLHGLHTCLGDVPSELGCHGSLKQVGLLQVPQEQPALAAFSCSPWQGLVRALGKMQRCHSATDEAMGTEKRPPTCVASLAVARGEGLSALNTTDLACRHAPFVEAGRELSVWTNPHKFLGSARTLLLASNSDACVPHLDSLVSRAWCRFTEAAYLHHYTRHGLQAEDMADAFVRVEQAIASYKQLSR from the exons ATGAGCATACTCACATTGCAGATCGGTCAGTGTGGCAATCAGCtaggtttcgaattttttaatgCCTTGGCGCAAGACATAGGTGTTGgggaaactgagacgcgccgtgACAACGAGTACTACAGCCTGTCAGCAGAGAG ATTTTTTGCTGTTGACCCCCAAGGTGGTCTACTTGCCAGTACCGTCCTGGTTGACACGGAAAGAAAG GCCGTCGGCAGGGTGTTGAAGGAAGCCTGTTACAGCAACAAGTGGCACTACGCCAGTGGTGCAGCTTACACTAGCGCGCAAGGCGCTGGTAACAACTGGGCTCTGGGTTATATTGAACATGCTGAGAAAGGCCTGGATGAGATCTGCAATCTTGTGAGGTGCCATGCTGAACAACGAGACTGGTTGGATGGCTTCCTACCCATTTTTTCTCTCGGTGGAGGGACAGGCAGTGGTTTGGGAACCAAGCTCACTGAGACCCTAAGGGACTACTACCCAAACACTCCTGTCATAGCAGCA GTGGTGTGGCCATTCAAGTCTGGAGAAGTGTCAGTGCAGGCGTACAATGTGCTGCTGTCTCTAGCACATCTGCAAGATTCTGCAGATGCGCTCCTTGTGTTAAGCAATGATGCTCTGCACCGGGTGGTCACCCAGAGGTGGGCACTGCGTAGCGCCTCTCTGGTCGAGATGAATGCACTGGCTGCCAGACACCTTACTTGCCTGCTGCAGCCCAGCCGAGACTTGCATGGACTGCACACCTGTCTTG GTGATGTTCCCTCTGAGCTCGGATGCCATGGGTCCCTGAAGCAGGTGGGCCTACTTCAGGTGCCACAGGAGCAACCTGCACTGGCTGCCTTCAGCTGCAGCCCCTGGCAGGGCCTTGTGCGGGCCCTTGGCAAGATGCAGCGCTGCCACAGTGCCACCGATGAAG CCATGGGCACTGAAAAGAGGCCTCCCACCTGTGTTGCCTCCCTGGCTGTTGCACGAGGCGAAGGGCTGTCGGCCCTCAATACCACTGACCTCGCCTGCCGCCATGCGCCTTTTGTGGAGGCGGGTCGTGAGCTCAGTGTGTGGACAAATCCTCACAAATTTTTGGGCTCTGCTCGTACCTTGTTGCTTGCTAGCAACAGTGATGCGTGTGTCCCTCACTTAGACTCATTAGTAAGCCGAGCATGGTGCCGATTCACTGAGGCTGCCTACCTTCATCACTACACGCGCCATGGACTGCAGGCTGAGGACATGGCTGATGCTTTTGTGCGTGTTGAACAAGCTATTGCTAGCTACAAACAACTGTCTAGATAA